From a region of the Brevibacterium siliguriense genome:
- a CDS encoding ABC transporter ATP-binding protein, translating to MATVTFDKALRQYPEALKPSVDEVSLDIADGEFLVLVGPSGCGKSTTLRMLAGLEPVDSGHIRIGDHDVTDLSPRERDIAMVFQNYALYPHMSVRENMAFALKIAGVSTQERNQRVEEAARLLDLEAYLDRKPKALSGGQRQRVAMGRAIVRSPQVFLMDEPLSNLDAKLRVQTRAQIASLTRRLGVTTVYVTHDQVEAMTMGDRVAVLADGRLQQVDTPANLYDRPANLFVAGFMGSPAMNLVDVPVEGTSLRLGDVELSLTTEQRDQVTGDTVTVGIRPEDLQVTEAEGLEVTVDLVEELGADAYVHGRAALASGAKTVVARVAGRSTIRRGDTVRVVPDVARLHLFDTDSGSRLAEAARRAA from the coding sequence ATGGCCACAGTCACCTTCGACAAAGCACTGCGTCAGTATCCTGAAGCACTGAAGCCCTCCGTCGACGAGGTCAGCCTCGACATCGCCGATGGGGAATTCCTTGTCCTCGTCGGCCCTTCAGGCTGCGGGAAGTCGACGACCCTGCGCATGCTCGCCGGACTCGAACCCGTCGATTCCGGGCACATCCGCATCGGCGACCACGATGTCACGGACCTCTCCCCCAGGGAACGCGATATTGCGATGGTGTTCCAGAACTATGCGCTCTACCCGCATATGAGCGTGCGCGAGAACATGGCTTTTGCGCTCAAGATCGCCGGCGTTTCGACGCAGGAACGCAATCAGCGCGTCGAGGAGGCCGCCCGCCTGCTCGATCTGGAGGCATACCTCGACCGCAAGCCGAAGGCTCTCTCCGGTGGGCAGCGGCAGCGCGTGGCGATGGGGCGAGCCATCGTCCGGTCCCCGCAGGTCTTCCTCATGGACGAGCCGCTGTCGAACCTCGACGCGAAGCTGCGTGTGCAGACTCGCGCGCAGATCGCCTCGCTGACCCGCCGCCTCGGCGTCACCACCGTCTACGTCACCCACGATCAGGTGGAGGCGATGACGATGGGCGACCGGGTTGCCGTCCTCGCCGATGGACGGCTGCAGCAGGTGGACACTCCGGCCAATCTCTATGATCGTCCGGCCAACCTCTTCGTCGCGGGCTTCATGGGCTCGCCAGCGATGAACCTCGTCGACGTGCCGGTCGAGGGAACGTCGCTGCGCCTCGGCGATGTCGAACTGTCCCTGACGACGGAACAGCGTGATCAGGTCACGGGTGACACGGTCACCGTCGGCATCCGTCCGGAGGATCTGCAGGTCACCGAGGCTGAGGGTCTCGAGGTCACCGTCGATCTCGTCGAGGAGCTCGGCGCCGATGCCTATGTCCATGGTCGGGCGGCCCTTGCCTCCGGTGCGAAGACGGTCGTGGCGCGTGTCGCAGGTCGGTCGACGATCCGCCGCGGAGACACCGTGCGCGTCGTTCCCGATGTCGCGCGCCTGCACCTCTTCGACACCGATTCCGGCAGCCGATTGGCCGAGGCCGCGCGCCGGGCCGCGTGA